One genomic region from Salvia hispanica cultivar TCC Black 2014 chromosome 2, UniMelb_Shisp_WGS_1.0, whole genome shotgun sequence encodes:
- the LOC125206720 gene encoding receptor kinase-like protein Xa21 — protein MSSNDLTGSIPLGFYNLSSVEIFALDFNRLHGNIPVATLPKLRRLYLNSNNFSGALPASLSNSSLIERIQVTDNSFTGNMIHLTRFSALQYLSVGYNRLNGDIDSIGNLSNHLSFLSLRDNLNVLTGTIPSEVGALRNLGIMDFSNNRLSGTIPTSLGCCVTLSRLYLMRNSLQGEIPDGLNALKGLQYLDISQNNLSGMIPRFLVEFRLLYLNISFNELQGEVPTLGVFQNESAISLEGNQGLCGESQGPDFLRLSYADLISATEGFSETNLLGIGRFGFVYKGTINADDGRTDLAVKVLDPSVRDACKSLASECNALRGIRHRNLLKIVSVCDSTDFQGNDFKALVYEFMANGNLDNWLHPENEGRGALSAIQRLNIAIDIACAVEYLHCGTDSIVIHGDLKPSNILLDKDMVTKVGDFGLAKIVSSISQNLTSMEGSSSLAIKGTIGYIAPEYGMSYVASTQGDVYSYGVLVLEMFTNKRPTSDAFEGCLNLQGFVSTALTDHVMEVVDPFLHQELHVDEKYWDCIVSILRIGVRCSKELPRDRMSMADVVNDLKKIRNAFPVY, from the exons ATGAGTTCCAATGATCTAACTGGTTCTATTCCATTAGGCTTCTACAATCTTTCGAGTGTTGAGATTTTCGCATTGGATTTCAATCGACTCCATGGAAACATACCTGTTGCTACACTTCCCAAGTTGAGGCGCCTTTATTTGAATTCTAATAATTTCAGTGGAGCGCTTCCAGCTTCGCTATCTAACTCTTCCCTAATTGAACGCATACAAGTAACTGATAACAGTTTCACTGGAAATATGATACATTTAACTAGGTTTTCAGCTCTTCAATATCTTTCAGTTGGATATAACCGTTTAAATGGAGATATAG ATTCCATTGGCAATCTTTCTAATCACTTGTCGTTCTTAAGTCTCAGAGATAATCT CAACGTCTTGACGGGTACTATTCCATCAGAAGTTGGGGCTTTGAGAAATCTTGGGATCATGGACTTTTCCAACAATAGATTATCTGGAACCATTCCAACTTCTTTGGGCTGTTGTGTGACACTTAGCAGGCTTTATTTGATGAGAAATTCTCTTCAGGGTGAGATACCTGACGGTCTTAATGCTCTGAAAGGTTTACAATATTTGGATATTTCCCAGAACAATCTCTCAGGGATGATTCCACGATTTCTTGTCGAATTTCGCCTGTTGTATCTCAACATTTCTTTCAATGAGTTGCAAGGTGAAGTCCCAACTCTTGGAGTTTTCCAGAATGAAAGTGCAATTTCACTTGAAGGAAACCAAGGCTTGTGTGGAG AATCACAAGGGCCAGACTTTTTGAGGCTATCTTATGCAGACCTCATTAGTGCAACCGAAGGATTCTCGGAGACAAACCTACTTGGTATAGGGAGATTTGGATTTGTATACAAAGGAACTATCAATGCTGATGATGGGCGGACAGATTTAGCGGTGAAGGTGCTTGATCCTAGTGTAAGAGATGCTTGTAAGAGTTTGGCATCAGAATGCAATGCATTGAGAGGCATACGACACAGAAACTTGCTTAAGATTGTGAGTGTATGTGACAGCACTGATTTTCAAGGGAATGATTTTAAGGCATTGGTGTATGAATTTATGGCCAACGGAAATCTTGATAATTGGCTGCATCCAGAGAATGAAGGCAGGGGAGCTCTTAGTGCTATTCAGAGACTGAATATTGCAATTGATATTGCATGTGCAGTTGAGTACTTGCATTGTGGTACTGACTCCATAGTTATTCATGGAGATTTGAAGCCGAGTAACATTCTCTTGGATAAAGACATGGTCACCAAAGTTGGTGATTTTGGATTAGCCAAAATTGTGTCAAGTATCTCACAAAACTTGACATCCATGGAAGGAAGCAGTTCATTAGCAATCAAGGGTACCATAGGCTACATTGCTCCAG AGTATGGAATGAGCTACGTTGCATCAACTCAAGGGGATGTATACAGTTACGGAGTTCTTGTGCTTGAGATGTTCACAAACAAAAGACCAACAAGTGATGCATTCGAAGGGTGTCTAAATCTTCAAGGCTTCGTTAGCACGGCCTTAACAGACCATGTTATGGAAGTAGTGGATCCATTTCTTCATCAAGAACTTCATGTGGATGAAAAATATTGGGATTGCATTGTTTCAATTCTAAGGATTGGAGTGAGATGCTCGAAGGAGCTTCCAAGAGATCGCATGTCGATGGCAGATGTTGTTAATGacttgaaaaaaataagaaatgctTTTCCAGTATATTGA